A section of the Zymoseptoria tritici IPO323 chromosome 9, whole genome shotgun sequence genome encodes:
- the ALD1 gene encoding aldehyde dehydrogenase ((NAD+); CoA-independent aldehyde dehydrogenase; m-methylbenzaldehyde dehydrogenase; NAD-aldehyde dehydrogenase; NAD-dependent 4-hydroxynonenal dehydrogenase; NAD-dependent aldehyde dehydrogenase; NAD-linked aldehyde dehydrogenase; propionaldehyde dehydrogenase; aldehyde dehydrogenase (NAD)): MSDLSVEIETPTGKYTQPTGLFINNEWVKGVDGRTFETINPATEEVITSVHEASEKDVDIAVAAARKAFEGPWRRETPENRGKLLHKLADLFEKNLDTLASVEALDNGKAVSMAKVDVSMCVGTLHYYAGWADKIEGKVVDTNPDHFNYIKKEPIGVCGQIIPWNFPLLMWSWKIGPAIAAGNTVVLKTAEQTPLSALVAANLIKEAGFPPGVINVISGFGKVAGAAISTHMDVDKVAFTGSTVVGRTILKAAAGSNLKKVTLELGGKSPNIVFDDADIDNAISWVNFGIFFNHGQCCCAGSRVYVQEGIYDEFVKRFKERASKNVVGDPFAKDTFQGPQVSKVQFDRIMDYIKAGKEAGANVEIGGNRKGDKGYFIEPTIFSNVTEDMKIVQEEIFGPVCSISKFKTEEEVIKLGNATTYGLAAAVHTTNLNRAINVSNALKAGTVWVNTYNTLHHQLPFGGYKESGIGRELGEDALANYTQTKTVNIRLGDALFG; encoded by the exons ATGTCTGACCTCTCTGTCGAGATTGAGACGCCAACTGGCAAGTACACTCAGCCAACCGGACT CTTCATCAACAACGAGTGGGTGAAGGGTGTCGACGGCCGCACATTCGAGACCATCAACCCCGCCACCGAGGAGGTCATCACCTCCGTCCACGAGGCCTCCGAGAAGGATGTAgacatcgccgtcgccgctgCCCGCAAGGCATTCGAGGGACCATGGAGACGTGAGACCCCCGAGAACCGCGGAAAGCTCCTCCACAAGCtcgccgacctcttcgaGAAGAACCTTGACACCCTCGCCTCCGTCGAAGCGCTCGACAACGGCAAGGCCGTCTCCATGGCCAAGGTCGACGTCAGCATGTGTGTCGGAACCCTCCACTACTACGCCGGCTGGGCCGACAAGATTGAGGGCAAGGTCGTCGATACCAACCCAGACCACTTCAACTACATCAAGAAGGAGCCAATTGGTGTCTGTGGACAGATCATTCCATGGAACTTCCCACTTCTCATGTGGTCGTGGAAGATTGGCCCAGCTATTGCTGCTGGTAACACCGTTGTCCTCAAGACCGCCGAGCAGACTCCTCTGTCCGCTCTTGTTGCCGCCAACCTCATCAAGGAGGCCGGCTTCCCACCAGGTGTCATTAACGTCATCTCTGGTTTCGGAAAGGTCGCCGGTGCCGCCATCTCCACCCACATGGACGTCGACAAGGTCGCCTTCACTGGTTCGACCGTTGTTGGCCGCACCATCCTCAAGGCTGCCGCTGGCTCCAACTTGAAGAAGGTCACCCTCGAGCTTGGTGGCAAGTCGCCCAACATTGTCTTTGACGATGCCGACATTGACAACGCCATCTCCTGGGTCAACTTTGGTATCTTCTTCAACCACGGCCAGTGCTGCTGTGCTGGATCTCGTGTCTACGTTCAGGAGGGTATCTACGATGAGTTCGTCAAGCGCTTCAAGGAGCGTGCGTCGAAGAACGTTGTTGGTGACCCATTCGCCAAGGATACCTTCCAGGGTCCTCAGGTGTCCAAGGTCCAGTTCGACCGCATCATGGA CTACATCAAGGCCGGAAAGGAGGCCGGTGCCAACGTCGAAATCGGCGGTAACCGCAAGGGAGACAAGGGCTACTTCATCGAGCCaaccatcttctccaacgtCACCGAGGACATGAAGATCGTCCAGGAGGAGATCTTCGGCCCAGTCTGCTCTATCTCCAAGTTCAAGActgaggaggaggtcatCAAGCTCGGTAACGCCACCACCTACGGTCTCGCCGCCGCTGTCCACACCACCAACCTCAACCGCGCCATCAACGTTTCCAACGCATTGAAGGCCGGTACTGTCTG GGTCAACACATACAACacgctccaccaccaatTGCCATTCGGAGGTTACAAGGAGTCCGGTATTGGTCGCGAGCTCGGAGAAGATGCTCTTGCCAACTACACGCAGACCAAGACCGTCAACATCAGACTCGGAGACGCTCTCTTCGGTTAG